The Couchioplanes caeruleus nucleotide sequence GATCATCGAGCGGGCCAGGTCGATGCCGTTGAGGAAGCTGTTGCAGGCGTTCGTCACGTCGAGGGCGTGCGCCCGGCTGCCCAGGGCCGCCTGGACGACGTGCGCCGTGGCCGGTTCCACCATGTCGCGGGTGGCCGAGGCGTACAGCAGCAGGTCGATGTCGAGGGCGTCCAGGTCGGCGTCGGCGAGGACCCGCCGCGCGGCGGTGATGGCCAGGTCGGAGGCGTACTCGTCGTCGGCGGCGACCCGCCGCCGGTCGATGCCGGTCGTCTGCGCGAAGGTCCCCGCGGGCAGCGGGAGGCCGCTCGCGGCGGCGACCCGCGCCTGCAGGTCGGCGGTGGTCACCTCCCGGCCGGGCAGGGAACTCGCCACCGCGGTGATGCCCACGCGGGCAACGGTCAAGGTCATGGGCGCCAGCCTGCATCATGGCCGGCGTCCCCGGCGTGAGTAGAACGGCTCATTCTCACCCGGCCCCGCGGACTCAGGACACCGCGAGGGCGTGGGTGGCGCCACAGGCGAGACCGGCGCCGATGTCTCTAAGCTCTTCTTTCATGGAGAGCATCGTCGACACGGTCGTGGTCGTGGCCATCTCGGTGCTCGGTGCCGCCCTGGCGCGGCGGCTGGGCTTCATCGCGCCGCTGGTGCTGCTCGTCGCCGGGCTGGGACTGTCGTACGTGCCGGGCATCCCCGAGGTGCACATCGAGCCGGAGCTCGTGCTCATCGGCATCCTGCCGCCGCTGCTGTACGTGGCGGCGCTGCAGACCAACCTGGTCGCGTTCCGCCGCGCCCTGCGGCCCATCCTGCTGCTCGCGGTCGTGCTCGTGGTGCTCACCGCGTTCGCGGTCGGCTTCGTGCTGCACGCGCTGCTGCCCGACGTGCCGCTGGCGGCCTGCGTGGCGCTGGGCGCGGTGGTGGCGCCGCCCGACGCCGTGTCCGCCACGGCCATCGCCCGGCGCATCGGGCTGCCCCGGCGGGTGGTCACCATCCTCGAGGGCGAGAGCCTGCTCAACGACGCGACCGCGCTGGTGCTCGTCCGGGTCGGGGTCGGCGCGCTGCTCGGCTCCGCCGTCGGGTTCTGGGAGATCGCCGGGGAGGTCGCGCTCAAGGCCGGCGGCGGCGTGCTGTTCGGCCTCGCCTTCGCGGTCGGCGCCGCCTGGCTGCACAAACGCATCACCGACCCGCTGCTCGACGACGCCGTGTCGCTGCTGACACCGTTCGTCGTGGTCATCGTCGCCGAGGAGGCGAAGACGTCGAGCATCGTCGCCGTCGTGGTGACCGGGCTCTACCTGGGGCACCGCATCCCGTACCTGCTGTCGGCGACCTCTCGGCTGCAGATGGACGCGGTGTGGCGGCTCATCACGTTCCTGCTCGAGGGCGTGGTGTTCCTCCTCGTCGGCCTTCAGCTGCGTGAGCTGATCGGCAACATCGAGACCAGCATGGCCACCACCGTACGGGTCACCCTGGCCGTCTTCGTCACCCTCGTCGCCGTCCGGTTCGTGTGGATGTACCCGGCGACGTACCTGGCCCGGCTCATCCCCCGGATCCGCTCCCGGGAGGAACGCCCGCCGGCCACCGTGCCCACGGTGATCGCCTGGGCCGGCATGCGCGGCGTGGTGACGCTCGCCGCGGCGCTGACCCTGCCCCCGGCCGGCGAGGTGACGAGCGGCGGCTACCCGCGCGAGCTGTTCGTGTTCGTCGCCTTCGCGATCATCGTGCTGACCCTGCTGGTGCAGGGCACCACGCTGCCGGTGCTGGCCCGCCGGCTCGGGGTGAGCGAGGACACCAGCGCCGAGGACGCGCTCGCCGAGGCCAGCGTCCAGCACGCCGCCAGCCGCGCGGCCCGGGAACGGCTGGAGGCCAGCGCGCAGGGGGCGCCCGCCTCGGTGGTCGAACGGCTGCGCGCGCTCACCGACAGCCGCTCCAACGGGGCGTGGGAGCGGCTGGGCAACCAGGAGCAGGAAACCCCCTCGGCTGCGTACGGCCGGCTGCGCCGGGAGATGATTACCGCCGAGCGGCACGTCTTCAAGATCGCCCGCAACGAGGGGCGGATCCCCGAGGAGGTGCTCAACCGCGCCCAGCGCGAGCTCGACCTGGAAGAGTCCCAACTGCACCGGAGTGACGATTGACCTGCCAGCACCTGAAGGAAGCGACCGAGCCGACGCCGCAGGCGCCGTACGACGGCGGCTGCCCCGAATGCGTCGCGGGCGGCTTCGAGGACTGGGTGCACCTGCGCCTGTGCCTGAACTGCGGCCACGTGGCCTGCTGCGACTCCTCGCCCCGGCGGCACATGTCGCGGCACCACGACGAGACCGGGCACCCGGTGATGCGCTCGTACGAGCCGGGTGAGAACTGGCGATGGTGCTTCGTCGACGAACTGCTGGGGGCCTAGATGCGCACCCTGTTCGTGGGAGCGGGCGCCACCGGCGGCTACTTCGGCGGCCGTCTCGCCCAGGCCGGCCGCGATGTCACCTTCCTCGTCCGCCCCCGCCGCGCCGCCGAGCTCGCCGCCCGCGGCCTGCGCATCCACGCCCCCGGCGGCGAGACCGTGATCCCGGCCCGCACGGTCACCGCGGACGAGCTCGACGAACCGTACGACGTGGTCGTCCTCGCGGTGAAGAGCTACCACCTGCAGCAGGCCCTCGCCGACGCCGGCCCCGCGGTGGGCACCGGCACGGTGATCGTGCCGCTGCTCAACGGCATGCGCCACATCGACACCCTGGTCGGCCACTTCGGCGCCGACCGCGTGTACGGCGGCGTCTGCATGATCGCCGGCACCCTCACCGACGAGGGCGACGTGGTCCAGCTGACCGGCCTGCACCGCCTCCTGTACGGCCCCCTCGACGGCACCCGCGACGACCGGCTCACGTCGGTCGCCGAGGCGCTGTCGGGCGCGGAGTTCGAGTCGCAGCCGTCCACGGAGATCGTCCAGGAGATGTGGGAGAAATGGGTCTTCCTGGCCAGCCTCGGCG carries:
- a CDS encoding UBP-type zinc finger domain-containing protein, which encodes MTCQHLKEATEPTPQAPYDGGCPECVAGGFEDWVHLRLCLNCGHVACCDSSPRRHMSRHHDETGHPVMRSYEPGENWRWCFVDELLGA
- a CDS encoding Na+/H+ antiporter, which produces MESIVDTVVVVAISVLGAALARRLGFIAPLVLLVAGLGLSYVPGIPEVHIEPELVLIGILPPLLYVAALQTNLVAFRRALRPILLLAVVLVVLTAFAVGFVLHALLPDVPLAACVALGAVVAPPDAVSATAIARRIGLPRRVVTILEGESLLNDATALVLVRVGVGALLGSAVGFWEIAGEVALKAGGGVLFGLAFAVGAAWLHKRITDPLLDDAVSLLTPFVVVIVAEEAKTSSIVAVVVTGLYLGHRIPYLLSATSRLQMDAVWRLITFLLEGVVFLLVGLQLRELIGNIETSMATTVRVTLAVFVTLVAVRFVWMYPATYLARLIPRIRSREERPPATVPTVIAWAGMRGVVTLAAALTLPPAGEVTSGGYPRELFVFVAFAIIVLTLLVQGTTLPVLARRLGVSEDTSAEDALAEASVQHAASRAARERLEASAQGAPASVVERLRALTDSRSNGAWERLGNQEQETPSAAYGRLRREMITAERHVFKIARNEGRIPEEVLNRAQRELDLEESQLHRSDD
- a CDS encoding ketopantoate reductase family protein — encoded protein: MRTLFVGAGATGGYFGGRLAQAGRDVTFLVRPRRAAELAARGLRIHAPGGETVIPARTVTADELDEPYDVVVLAVKSYHLQQALADAGPAVGTGTVIVPLLNGMRHIDTLVGHFGADRVYGGVCMIAGTLTDEGDVVQLTGLHRLLYGPLDGTRDDRLTSVAEALSGAEFESQPSTEIVQEMWEKWVFLASLGVVTTLMRATVGDITAAPGGIAFASAVADEAIAIASAAGHPPREAAIGFLRASITARDVPATSSMYRDMAAGGPVEADAIVGDLVAHAEHHKVPAPLISAAWTNLSIYAANR